The Thermomonospora amylolytica sequence ATGCCCGCGAACCCGGAGGTGTCGCCGCCCGACGTCCCGGACCTCCCGCTGAACGTCCCGGAGACGACCACCGCCGCCGTCCAGGACCCCCAGCCCTCCGCCGTGCCGGACGTGTCGCAGAGCGTCGCCCGCCTCCAGGACCGCGCACTGGACCCCCACGTCCCCCACACGCCGGTGGAGGTTCCCGACATCCCCTCGCCGCCCCAGGCGCCCGATGCGGTGGAGGACCCGTCCCTGCCGCCGGACGGCACCGCCCCGGCGCTGCCCGCACTCCCGGAACTCCCGGACGTCGAGCTGGAGATGCCCGAGATCTGGGTCGACACCGACGTGGCGGAGGCGGCCGGTCACGTGTCCGATGCCCTGCCGGAGGTCACGCCGCCGACCAGGGAGGCCGTGAGGGAGGCCACGGCCGCCCTCACCCCGGTCGTGCCCCCGCAGCCGGAACTCCCGGACGTCGAAGGGCCGGACGTGCCGCAGCTCCCCGGCATCAGCGACCTGGTCCCGGACACCGTCCCCGGCGTTCCGCCGGTGCTCCCGGAGGCGACCCGGGCCCGAGTGGGAGCGCTCACGCCCGCCAAGAAGGCCGAGAACGTGGTGGCCATCCCGATGGGGATGCTGTCGCCGCAGCTCCGCGGCGTCGGCGGTCATGCGCGCGGCCTGGTCCGGGACGGCGCTCACGGCGTTCCGCCGCAGGCGCCCGGAGGGTCGCTGGTGCCGGCGGGGACGGCCGGGACGGTGGTGGCGATTCCCGTGGCGGTGATGTCCCCGCGGCCGGGACGGCTGGCGGACGTCGACGGACTTGTGGGAGAGGCGTCCGCGCTCTACCGGATGGTCCCGGAGACGCCGGTCGAGATCCCCGCGCCGGTCCGCGGCGGACAGGGGGCGGGGCCGTTCGGTGAGGAGGACCCCGAGATGACGATGCCCGCGGGATCGCCGCTCACGGCGGCCGGGGTGGTCGGGCTGCCGGCGAGGTGGCTCCACCTGTGAGGCCCGTGAGCCGGTAGCGGGAGACCGCTCTGCCCGTCCCGGGGGCGCGGACCGGGGCGGGCAGGGCATTCCGGTCGAGCCGGATCGTCGAAGGGGGACAGGCCGGTACGAAGCGTCCGATCGTGCGGGCGCGCCGTCACAGGGTGCGGACCTGGCGGATGATCTTTCGGCGGAGCTGGATACGGCGGCTGCCGTCGGGGTAGAGGCGGAGTCGGTACAGTTCCCACCCGCCGTATTCGGCGTGCTCGGTCATCAGCTGCCGGGCGGCGTCGCGGGTGGTGCCGCGTGGCAGCCGCAGGACGAGGTAGGTGTACTCCGCCATTACTTTCCATTATGACCGGGTGAACGCCCGGTGGGGAGGGCCCGCCCGAGGTTCCCGCCGATCCCGGCCGATCCCGGCCGCGCCCGGTCTGCAGCGCCGGTTGCGACGTGTCATCCTGTCTGGGGTTCGCGGCGCAGGGAACTCGCGGGGACGCCGAGCCGATGGAAAGGTTGCGGCGCCTTCTACGTTGTTCCTCCTCGGGACGGCGGGCGCCTCGAGGGGACGTCCGGCCGCCACGGGGGAACATCCGGAACGTCCTCGTACACGACGGACGAAGACAGTGAGGTTGGAGCGATCGTGCCAGCCAAGAACGGCACAGCACAGCGTGGCCGGGGCCGGGCCACGGGGTCCGGCGGCACCGGCACGCGCCTGGTGATCGTCGAGTCGCCCGCCAAGGCGAAGACGATCGCCGGATATCTGGGCAGCGGGTACGTGGTGGAGTCCAGCATCGGCCACATCCGCGACATCCCGCGGCCCGCCGACATGCCCGAGGAGGCCAAGAGCCAGCCGTGGGCCAAGCTCGGCGTGAACGTCGACCGCGACTTCGAGCCCTACTACGCCGTCACTCCCGACAAGAGGGCCCAGGTCGCCAAGCTCCGCAAGGCGCTCAAGGAGGCCGACGAGCTCTACCTCGCCACCGACGAGGACCGGGAGGGCGAGGCCATCGCCTGGCACCTGCGCGAGGTGCTCAAGCCCCGGGTCCCGGTGCACCGGATGGTGTTCAACGAGATCACCCCGGAGGCGATCCGCAACGCCGCCGCCAACCCCCGCGACCTGGACCTCAAGCTGGTCGACGCGCAGGAGACCCGGCGCATCCTGGACCGGCTGTACGGGTTCGAGGTCAGCCCAGTGCTGTGGCGCAAGATCATGCAGGGCCTGTCGGCCGGCCGGGTGCAGTCCGTCGCGACCCGGCTGGTCGTCGAGCGGGAACGGGAGCGGATCGCGTTCGTCCCCGCGCACTACTGGGACATCGAGGCCGACTTCGCCACCCAGGCCGCCGCCGACGACGGGCAGCGGACGTTCACCGCGCACCTGGTCGGGGTGGACGGCCGGCGGGTCGCGCAGGGCCGCGATTTCTCCGCGCGGGGCGAGCTGAAGTCCGCCGCGCTGCTGCACCTGGACGAGGAGGCGGCGCGCGGGCTGGCGCAGCGGCTGGGCGGACGGCCGTTCGCGGTCAGGTCCGTCGAGCGCAAGCCCTACACCCGCAAGCCGTACCCGCCGTTCCGCACCACCACCCTGCAGCAGGAGGCCAGCCGCAAGCTGGGCTTCTCCGCCAAGTACACGATGCAGGTGGCGCAGCGGCTGTACGAGAACGGCTTCATCACCTACATGCGGACCGACAGCACCAACCTGTCGGAGACCGCCATCGCCGCCGCCCGCGCCCAGGCCACCGCCCTATACGGGGCGCAGTACGTGGCCGACAGGCCGCGCACCTACGCCAAGAAGGTCAAGAACGCCCAGGAGGCGCACGAGGCGATCCGCCCCGCCGGGGAGACCTTCCGCACCCCGGCCGAGACCGGGCTGACCGGCGACCAGTTCCGGCTGTACGAGCTGATCTGGAAGCGGACCATCGCCTCCCAGATGAAGGACGCCACCGGCCAGTCGGTGTCGGTGCGGGTGGTCGGCACGTCCACCGCCGGCGAGGAGGCCGAGTTCGCCGCCACCGGCAAGACGATCACCTTCTACGGCTTCCTCAAGGCGTACGTCGAGGGCGCCGACGACCCCGAGTCCGACGCCGACGACAGCGAGCGGCGGCTGCCGGCCCTGTCCGAGGACGACCCGCTGACCGCCGACCGGCTGGAGGCGCAGGGCCACAGCACCCGCCCGCCGGCCCGCTACACCGAGGCCACCCTGGTCAAGGAGCTGGAGGACCGGGAGATCGGCCGGCCCTCCACCTACGCCTCGATCATGGGCACGATCCTGGACCGCGGATACGTGTTCAAGAAGGGCACGGCGCTGGTCCCGTCGTTCCTGGCGTTCGCGGTGATCAACCTGCTGGAGAAGCACTTCGGGCACCTGGTCGACTACGACTTCACCGCCAAGATGGAGGACAGCCTCGACCTGATCGCCCGCGGCGAGGCCGAGCGGGTGCCGTGGCTGCGCCGGTTCTACTTCGGCGACGGCAACGGCGACGGCGAGGTCGGGCTCAAGGACCTGGTCACCGATCTCGGCGAGATCGACGCCATCGGGGTCAGCTCGTTCCCGATCAAGGGCAGCGACATCGTGGCGCGGGTCGGCCGGTACGGCCCGTACTTGATCCGCACCCGGCCGGACGGCACCGAGGAACGCGTCAACATCCCCGAGGACCTGGCCCCCGACGAGCTGACCGCCGAGAAGGCCGAGGAGCTGTTCGCGCAGCCCAGCGGCGACCGGGAGCTGGGCCGCGACCCGGACACCGGGCATGTGATCGTGGCCAGGTCCGGCCGGTTCGGGCCGTACGTGACCGAGATCCTGCCGGAGGAGCTGACCACCACCGCGTCCGGGCGTCGCAAGAAGGACGCCCCCAAGCCGCGCACCGCGTCGCTGCTGAAGGGGATGAGCCTGGACACCGTCACCCTGGACGACGCGCTCAAGCTGCTGTCGCTGCCGCGGGTGCTCGGCGAGCTGGACGGCGAGCAGGTCACCGTGCAGAACGGCCGGTTCGGCCCGTACGTCAAGAAGGGCTCCGACAGCCGGTCGCTGGCGTCGGAGGAGGAGCTGTTCACCGTCACCCTGGAGCAGGCCAAGGCGCTGTTCGCGCAGCCCAAGCAGCGCGGGCGGGGCCGGGCCGCGGCGGCGGCGCCGCTGCGCGAGCTGGGCGAGGACCCGGCCAGCGGCAGGCCGGTGGTGGTGAAGGAGGGCCGGTTCGGCCCGTACGTCACCGACGGGGAGACCAACGCCAGCCTGCGCAAGGGCGACGACGTCGAGTCGATCACCATCCAGCGGGCGGCGGAGCTGCTGGCCGAACGGCGGGAGAAGGTCGCCGCGGGCGGCGGCAAGAAGGCCCCCGCGCGGCGCGCACCGGCCAAGAAGAAGGCGTCCACCGGCGGCAAGTCGGCCGGCAAGTCCGCGGGCAAGAAGTCGTCGGCCAAGACCGGTACCTGACCGCAACGCCGAGTCCGCCCCGAGGGGACGGCGGCGTCGATACGCTGACCGACATGACCAGATCGGGCGCGGCTCACCAGCCGGGTGTGCTGTCGATCCGGCCGCTGCGGCGGCTGTGGATCGCCTTGTCCCTGTCCAGCCTCGGCGACTGGCTCGGCCTGCTGGCGCTCACCGCGCCGGCGGTCGCGCTCACCGCCGGGGACGGTTTCGCGATGCAGTCGTACGCGGTCGCCGGGGTGCTCCTGGCGTGGACGCTGCCGCGGGTGCTGCCGGACGCCCCGGCGGCGGCGCTGGCCCGGAGCCTGGACCGGCGCACCGTCCTGCTGGCGGCCGACGCGGTACGGGCCGTGCTGCTGGTGTCGGTGGCGTTGCTGGGGCAGCTGGTGTGGCTGGTCGTGGCGGCGTTGCTGACCTCGTTCCTGGGCGCGGTGTCGCGGGCGGCCGTCGACGCCACCGCGCCGGGGCTGGTCCCGCAGGACCGGGTGGAGGACGCCCGGCGCGCGGTCCGGCGGACCGCGTACGGGGCCGCGCCGGTGGCCTCCGTGCTGTTCGCGCTGCTGGCGCTGCTGGCGGGGGCGGTGCTGTCCGGAGACGCCCGCAGCGACCTGCCGCTGTACGTGACGGCCGCGGTCTTCGTGCTGTCGGCGGTCGCGGCCTTCGGGCTGCGGCCGGGGCCGGTGGCCGGGCCGGAGGCCGCGCCGGCGCGGCAGGGGAAGGTGTCCCGTGCCGTTCCCGCGCTGCGCGGGCTGCTGGTCGGGCTGACCGGGGCGTTCGCCGCGGGCGGCGCGGTGCTCGGCGTCGCCCGGATCCATGTGGCGACCCTGCACGGCGGGGACGCCGGGTTCGGGGCGGTGTTCGGCGCGGCGTTCCTGGGGATGGCCTTCGGGGTCTTCCAGGGGCCGCGGATGCTGGGGCCGTTCAGCCGGCGGCGGCTGCTGGGCCTGTCGGTGGTCGCGGCGGGCGTGGTGCTGGCCGCCATCGCGCTGA is a genomic window containing:
- a CDS encoding DUF5703 family protein, which produces MAEYTYLVLRLPRGTTRDAARQLMTEHAEYGGWELYRLRLYPDGSRRIQLRRKIIRQVRTL
- the topA gene encoding type I DNA topoisomerase; this encodes MPAKNGTAQRGRGRATGSGGTGTRLVIVESPAKAKTIAGYLGSGYVVESSIGHIRDIPRPADMPEEAKSQPWAKLGVNVDRDFEPYYAVTPDKRAQVAKLRKALKEADELYLATDEDREGEAIAWHLREVLKPRVPVHRMVFNEITPEAIRNAAANPRDLDLKLVDAQETRRILDRLYGFEVSPVLWRKIMQGLSAGRVQSVATRLVVERERERIAFVPAHYWDIEADFATQAAADDGQRTFTAHLVGVDGRRVAQGRDFSARGELKSAALLHLDEEAARGLAQRLGGRPFAVRSVERKPYTRKPYPPFRTTTLQQEASRKLGFSAKYTMQVAQRLYENGFITYMRTDSTNLSETAIAAARAQATALYGAQYVADRPRTYAKKVKNAQEAHEAIRPAGETFRTPAETGLTGDQFRLYELIWKRTIASQMKDATGQSVSVRVVGTSTAGEEAEFAATGKTITFYGFLKAYVEGADDPESDADDSERRLPALSEDDPLTADRLEAQGHSTRPPARYTEATLVKELEDREIGRPSTYASIMGTILDRGYVFKKGTALVPSFLAFAVINLLEKHFGHLVDYDFTAKMEDSLDLIARGEAERVPWLRRFYFGDGNGDGEVGLKDLVTDLGEIDAIGVSSFPIKGSDIVARVGRYGPYLIRTRPDGTEERVNIPEDLAPDELTAEKAEELFAQPSGDRELGRDPDTGHVIVARSGRFGPYVTEILPEELTTTASGRRKKDAPKPRTASLLKGMSLDTVTLDDALKLLSLPRVLGELDGEQVTVQNGRFGPYVKKGSDSRSLASEEELFTVTLEQAKALFAQPKQRGRGRAAAAAPLRELGEDPASGRPVVVKEGRFGPYVTDGETNASLRKGDDVESITIQRAAELLAERREKVAAGGGKKAPARRAPAKKKASTGGKSAGKSAGKKSSAKTGT